Proteins co-encoded in one Setaria viridis chromosome 9, Setaria_viridis_v4.0, whole genome shotgun sequence genomic window:
- the LOC117840436 gene encoding uncharacterized protein, which translates to MVVCKCRKATRLYCFVHQVPVCGECICFQEHELCVVKNYAEWVVNSDYDWPQHCSSCNSVLEAGSEETTRLGCLHVMHTKCLISHIQNFPTQTAPAGYVCPSCSEPIWPPSSIKDTGSRLHAKLKEAIVQTGLEKNVFGNHFVTMPKADTRTPPAFASDPLKRLSSSGDRESNGANIISSAKDASLPSTLHSGMYSSASVGSGAPIHVEPEIVEIEGPSPVITQFPEQESNFIRSPSPHGPGAMTRKGATSVDRQNSEISYYADDEDGNRKKYTKRGTFRHRFLRMLLPFWSSALPTLPVTAPSKKESDAPEGRTRQRSSRMDPTKILLAMAIMACIATMGILYYRLSQRSLSENFVEDEIQ; encoded by the exons ATGGTCGTGTGCAAATGCCGCAAG GCGACGAGGCTTTACTGCTTCGTCCACCAGGTCCCTGTCTGTGGCGAGTGCATATGCTTCCAGGAGCATGAGCTGTGCGTG GTGAAAAATTATGCTGAATGGGTTGTTAATTCTGATTATGACTGGCCACAACACTGCTCATCTTGCAATTCAGTTCtggaagccggaagcgaagaaactACAAGATTGGGTTGCTTAC ATGTGATGCACACAAAATGCTTGATATCACATATCCAAAATTTTCCAACCCAAACAGCACCTGCTGGATATGTCTGCCCCTCATGTTCTGAGCCT ATATGGCCACCATCAAGCATTAAAGATACAGGTTCTCGTCTTCACGCAAAACTGAAAGAAGCAATAGTCCAG ACTGGATTGGAGAAGAACGTATTTGGAAATCATTTTGTGACAATGCCTAAAGCTGATACTCGGACCCCTCCTGCTTTTGCATCAGATCCTCTTAAACGTTTATCCAGTTCTGGTGATAGAGAATCTAATGGTGCAAACATAATTAGCTCAGCTAAAGATGCATCTTTGCCATCAACATTGCATTCTGGAATGTACTCTTCTGCTAGTGTAGGATCTGGGGCACCTATCCATGTTGAACCAGAAATTGTTGAAATAGAGGGTCCTAGTCCAGTGATAACACAATTCCCAGAACAGGAGTCCAACTTCATCAGAAGTCCAAGCCCACATGGG CCTGGTGCTATGACAAGAAAAGGTGCTACCAGTGTTGATAGACAAAATTCAGAGATTTCTTATTAtgctgatgatgaagatggaAATCGCAAAAAGTATACCAAAAGGG GTACATTTCGTCACAGATTTCTAAGGATGCTGCTGCCTTTCTGGTCTAGTGCACTGCCAACACTACCAGTCACGGCACCTTCAAAAAAGGAGAGTGATGCTCCAGAGGGTCGCACCAGGCAAAGATCATCAAGAATGGATCCCACGAAGATCTTACTTGCAATGGCTATCAT GGCATGTATAGCGACGATGGGAATTCTCTATTACCGGCTGTCCCAACGCAGTCTTTCTGAAAACTTTGTTGAGGATGAGATTCAGTAG
- the LOC117837084 gene encoding uncharacterized protein, whose amino-acid sequence MEKGKKSGSGRGYISWNDDMDKALLDTFVEYYNKGDRCQNGWKSHVYTAAIKNVREKCNVDISKDNIMARNKTFDKHYTIINGMLESSGFGWDWNKNKISVDSDAVWEEYVAKNKEASGYRHKTVLYWDSISLVFGKDHATGEAARTAAESSKDMSKEDLSNKEPTSSATSGSLKRQRSGDSFTSMMAEKVDKFAEALKEEAPKGPTSKEILNTLNEVQGLDEDTLLDLFDILTGDARKYELLLALPVGMRKRWLLKQLKK is encoded by the exons ATGGAGAAGGGCAAGAAGTCAGGCTCGGGCAGGGGTTACATTTCTTGGAATGATGACATGGACAAGGCTCTTCTTGACACATTTGTGGAGTACTATAACAAGGGTGACAGATGCCAGAATGGGTGGAAGTCTCATGTCTATACAGCTGCTATCAAGAATGTCCGAGAAAAGTGTAATGTGGATATCTCAAAAGACAATATCATGGCAAGGAACAAGACCTTTGACAAACACTACACTATCATCAATGGTATGCTGGAATCAAGTGGATTTGGTTGGGAttggaacaaaaacaaaatatctGTTGATAGTGATGCTGTATGGGAAGAATATGTGGCG aaaaacaaagaagctTCTGGGTATAGGCACAAGACTGTCTTGTACTGGGACTCAATCAGCTTGGTGTTTGGCAAAGATCATGCTACCGGTGAAGCGGCAAGGACTGCAGCTGAGAGCTCAAAAGACATGAGTAAGGAAGATCTTAGTAACAAAGAGCCCACATCATCGGCAACTTCAGGAAGTTTAAAGAGGCAACGGTCAGGTGACTCTTTTACCTCTATGATGGCTGAAAAAGTGGACAAGTTTGCTGAAGCACTCAAGGAGGAAGCACCTAAAGGTCCAACATCAAAAGAAATTCTCAACACACTGAATGAGGTACAAGGATTGGATGAAGACACTTTGTTGGACCTATTTGATATCCTGACCGGTGATGCACGCAAGTATGAGCTTTTGTTGGCACTTCCAGTGGGGATGAGGAAAAGGTGGCTCTTAAAGCAACTCAAAAAGTGA
- the LOC117836105 gene encoding cinnamoyl-CoA reductase 1: MALPQPRVCVTGGGGFIASWLIKLLLSRGYTVHASLRDPCDPKNAHLMQLDKARENLHLFKADVLDCETLTPAIEGCRGIFHLATPVPEHKIVDPEREVLDPAVKGTLNVLKICSTLKVHKVVVMSSNAAVTSNPNWPQDRPKDESCWSDKEFCEEKEDWYSVAKLVAEQEALEYAEENGLNVVTLCPPYVFGPLLQSTVNTSSKLLIYIIKGGPDVMTNRLWDIVDVRDVADALLILYEKSESSGRYICSPNLICTRDLVDLLKKMFPKYHYIDEIVDADHGAAPLSCQKLRDLDWEPRKLEETLTDSVESYEKAGLLQDVAGDPCRLPSLIRMWL, from the exons ATGGCATTGCCGCAGCCACGTGTGTGCGTGACCGGAGGCGGTGGGTTCATCGCCTCGTGGCTCATCAAGCTGCTTCTCTCCCGTGGCTACACCGTCCATGCCAGTCTCCGCGACCCAT GTGATCCAAAGAACGCCCATCTGATGCAGCTGGACAAGGCTCGAGAGAATCTGCACCTGTTCAAGGCTGATGTGCTCGACTGCGAAACTCTAACACCGGCGATTGAAGGTTGTCGAGGGATCTTCCATCTTGCCACTCCAGTGCCTGAACATAAGATTGTTGATCCTGAG CGTGAAGTACTGGATCCTGCTGTAAAAGGTACCTTGAATGTTCTAAAGATTTGCTCAACTCTGAAGGTTCACAAAGTTGTTGTGATGTCCTCCAATGCTGCTGTTACTTCAAACCCAAATTGGCCTCAAGATAGACCCAAAGATGAGAGTTGCTGGTCAGACAAAGAGTTCTGCGAGGAGAAAGAG GATTGGTATTCTGTTGCCAAGCTTGTCGCTGAACAAGAAGCCTTGGAATATGCAGAGGAAAATGGACTAAATGTTGTTACACTTTGCCCACCTTATGTTTTTGGTCCACTACTGCAGTCTACAGTGAATACCAGCAGCAAACTCCTCATCTATATTATAAAAG GAGGCCCTGATGTGATGACCAACAGACTCTGGGACATAGTAGATGTGCGTGATGTGGCTGATGCTTTGCTTATTTTGTACGAGAAGAGTGAGTCATCTGGGAGATATATTTGCTCGCCAAATCTCATTTGCACGAGGGATTTGGTGGACTTGTTGAAGAAGATGTTCCCAAAGTACCATTACATAGATGA AATCGTTGATGCCGACCATGGAGCAGCACCATTATCATGTCAGAAGCTGCGGGATCTGGACTGGGAACCAAGGAAGCTGGAGGAGACGCTCACAGATAGCGTCGAGTCATATGAAAAGGCAGGCCTACTCCAGGATGTAGCTGGAGATCCTTGCCGACTTCCATCTCTCATCCGTATGTGGCTGTAG
- the LOC117838133 gene encoding vacuolar-sorting receptor 3 encodes MGALGFRRPLPLLLLALLTAAAVVVEARFVVEKNSLMVTSPTSLRGRRDSAIGNFGIPQYGGSMAGAVVYPKDNSNACDDFDGKHPFRAKPGAMPTFLLVDRGDCLFAKKVWNAQNAGASAVLVVDDKDEPLITMDLPREDDEAAKYIQNITIPSALIDKKFGEQLKKAVKDGEMVNVNLDWREAVPHPDDRVEYELWTNSNDECGPKCDMLMNFLKEFKGAAQLLEKGGYSQFTPHYITWYCPQAFVISKQCKSQCINHGRYCAPDPEQDFSTGYEGKDVVVENLRQLCVFKVANENKKPWVWWDYVTDFHIRCPMKEKKYNKKCAETVIKSLGLDVKKVDKCMGDPNADSDHPLLKMEQDAQIGKGSRGDVTILPTLVVNNRQYRGKLERKAVLKAICAGFEETTEPNVCLSDDIETNECLNDNGGCWQDKAANVTACRDTFRGRVCECPTFNGVQFKGDGYSNCEPAGPGKCLINHGGCWHETRNGKTFSACQESGDGKCQCPAGFRGDGVKKCEDINECKERKACQCPECNCRDTWGGYDCTCSGDLLYIREHDTCISKTAVQAKAAWAAVWGILIVIVVVAAGSYIVYKYRLRSYMDSEIRAIMAQYMPLDNQGEVPNHTHEEDRS; translated from the exons ATGGGCGCGCTAGGGTTTCGGCGGCCGCTGCCACTACTGCTGCTGGCGCTGCtcaccgccgcggcggtggtggtggaggcgcgCTTCGTGGTGGAGAAGAACAGCCTGATGGTCACGTCACCAACGTCGCTGCGGGGGCGCCGCGACAGCGCCATCGGCAACTTCGGTATCCCGCAGTACGGCGGGAGCATGGCGGGCGCCGTCGTCTACCCCAAGGACAACTCCAACGCCTGCGACGATTTCGACGGCAAGCACCCCTTCCGCGCCAAGCCTGGCGCGATGCccaccttcctcctcgtcgaccgCGGGG ATTGCCTATTTGCGAAAAAGGTTTGGAATGCGCAAAATGCTGGTGCCTCTGCTGTACTTGTAGTTGATGACAAGGATGAACCATTGATAACAATGGATTTACCTCGGGAAGATGATGAGGCTGCAAAGTATATACAGAACATAACCATTCCTTCTGCATTAATAGATAAAAAATTTGGTGAGCAGTTGAAGAAGGCTGTTAAAGATGGAGAAATGGTTAATGTGAATCTTGATTGGAGGGAGGCTGTTCCACATCCTGATGACCGTGTTGAGTATGAGTTATGGACAAACAGCAATGATGAATGTGGACCTAAATGTGATATGCTGATGAATTTTCTAAAGGAATTTAAAGGAGCTGCTCAACTACTTGAGAAAGGCGGCTATAGTCAGTTCACACCCCATTATATTACTTGGTACTGCCCTCAAGCATTTGTGATCAGTAAACAATGCAAGTCCCAATGCATAAACCATGGGAGATACTGCGCACCTGATCCAGAACAAGATTTTAGCACAGGCTATGAAGGAAAGGATGTGGTGGTAGAGAACCTCAGACAGTTATGTGTGTTTAAAGTTGCAAATGAAAATAAGAAACCATGGGTCTGGTGGGACTATGTCACTGATTTTCACATTAGGTGCCCAATGAAGGAGAAGAAGTACAACAAAAAATGTGCTGAAACTGTCATCAAATCACTAG GTCTGGATGTGAAGAAGGTTGATAAGTGCATGGGAGACCCAAATGCTGATTCTGATCACCCGTTGCTTAAAATGGAGCAAGATGCTCAG ATTGGGAAAGGTTCAAGAGGAGATGTTACTATATTGCCTACTCTTGTTGTGAACAACCGGCAATATCGAG GGAAGCTTGAGAGGAAAGCTGTCCTCAAAGCTATTTGTGCTGGTTTTGAGGAAACTACTGAACCAAATGTTTGCCTGAGTGATG ATATAGAAACTAATGAGTGTCTGAATGACAATGGAGGTTGCTGGCAAGACAAAGCTGCTAATGTAACGGCCTGCAGG GACACCTTCCGTGGCAGAGTGTGTGAATGCCCCACGTTCAATGGCGTACAGTTCAAAGGCGATGGCTACAGCAATTGTGAAC CTGCCGGACCAGGAAAATGCTTGATAAACCATGGAGGATGTTGGCATGAAACTCGTAATGGGAAAACATTCTCTGCTTGTCAG GAATCTGGAGATGGGAAATGCCAGTGCCCAGCTGGTTTCCGAGGGGATGGTGTTAAAAAATGTGAAG ATATTAATGAGTGCAAGGAGAGAAAAGCTTGTCAGTGCCCTGAATGCAACTGCAGAGATACATGGGGTGGCTATGACTGCACTTGCAGCGGTGACCTTTTATACATCAGAGAGCATGACACGTGCATAA GCAAGACAGCAGTTCAGGCTAAAGCAGCATGGGCTGCAGTGTGGGGTATCTTGATAGTTATCGTTGTTGTGGCAGCGGGAAGTTATATTGTATACAAATACAGACTGAGG TCTTACATGGACTCTGAGATCAGAGCTATTATGGCACAGTATATGCCACTGGACAATCAAGGAGAGGTCCCAAATCATACACATGAAGAAGATCGTTCATAA
- the LOC140221359 gene encoding uncharacterized protein has translation MLLSDYKFICFSSAMNISLRDHIRKRREEEDDDMMMFLFPALYLMGSAREGGVKKKCHTSEETREVKVRRLLEGHIKNCQVTFRMEPHIFKELATYLRRKRLVVDTRITVEEKLGFFLYMLSRNASYEDPVVTFGHSNDTVHRHINHFFKKVIPTLSHRFLQSPDPNQVHPKIQDNPRFYPFFKNCLGAIDGTHIPVSISPEKHSPFRNRKGTLSINVMVACDFDLNITFSYSRWEGSATDSRVLRSAMSKGFQVPPGKFYPVDRGYANTPSFLAPYREVRYHLKEFGAGHRRPQNSKELFNHRHTLLRNHVERTLGVLKKRFPILKVATFLR, from the coding sequence ATGCTTCTATCTGACTATAAATTTATATGCTTTAGTTCTGCAATGAATATCTCATTGAGAGATCATATtagaaagaggagggaggaagaagatgatgacatgatGATGTTTCTATTCCCCGCCTTATATCTGATGGGTTCTGCTAGAGAAGGAGGAGTAAAGAAGAAATGTCATACATCAGAAGAAACAAGAGAGGTTAAGGTTCGTCGACTCCTTGAGGGACATATCAAGAACTGTCAAGTTACATTTAGGATGGAACCCCACATCTTCAAAGAGTTGGCGACTTATCTTAGAAGGAAAAGACTCGTTGTTGATACAAGGATTACGGTGGAGGAGAAGTTGGGTTTCTTCCTATACATGTTAAGTCGCAACGCCTCATATGAGGATCCTGTAGTGACCTTTGGGCACAGCAACGACACCGTCCATCGTCACATCAACCATTTCTTCAAGAAGGTCATTCCCACACTTTCTCATCGTTTCCTCCAGTCCCCCGATCCTAATCAAGTGCATCCGAAAATCCAAGATAATCCTAGATTCTATCCATTCTTCAAGAATTGTCTTGGTGCCATTGATGGAACTCATATCCCCGTTTCCATATCCCCTGAGAAGCATTCTCCTTTTAGGAATAGAAAGGGCACACTAAGCATTAATGTGATGGTGGCATGTGATTTTGATCTCAACATCACTTTTAGTTATAGTAGATGGGAGGGATCAGCTACAGATTCCAGAGTGCTAAGATCGGCTATGAGCAAGGGCTTCCAGGTACCTCCAGGCAAATTCTATCCGGTTGATAGAGGGTATGCAAATACTCCATCTTTCCTCGCTCCATATCGAGAGGTTCGATACCATTTGAAAGAATTTGGAGCTGGACATCGAAGACCACAAAACTCAAAGGAGCTCTTCAACCACCGCCACACACTACTGAGGAACCATGTCGAAAGGACTTTGGGAGTGCTTAAGAAGCGCTTCCCCATTCTCAAAGTTGCCACATTCCTACGTTAG